A genomic stretch from Candidatus Thiothrix anitrata includes:
- a CDS encoding SdrD B-like domain-containing protein, which yields MVLKDLNANGVKDSGETGIAGVTITLTGVDALGQPVTATATTDANGVYSFAVLPELTPSRKPRLWITSPAVVWQVRQRVRRLLTKMN from the coding sequence ATGGTGCTGAAAGATCTCAATGCCAACGGCGTGAAAGACAGCGGCGAAACCGGTATTGCAGGCGTAACCATTACCCTGACGGGTGTGGATGCGTTAGGCCAGCCAGTAACTGCGACGGCGACAACCGATGCTAACGGCGTATACAGCTTTGCGGTATTGCCGGAACTTACACCCTCAAGGAAACCACGCCTGTGGATTACCTCTCCAGCGGTAGTTTGGCAGGTTCGGCAACGGGTGCGGCGATTGTTAACGAAGATGAATTGA
- a CDS encoding SdrD B-like domain-containing protein, with translation MQFETLAGMTLVGANQGTDDTLDSDPSGDGKVAVTVVSGVGNQTVDAGVVPAKLGDYVWLDTNGDGKQDAGEPPVAGITVALLDKAGAPVLDVAGNAVTTLTDAAGKYQFVVLPGEYSVKFTLPTGAAFTQAAQGTAEQDSNADTTTGSTASVTLASGASDQTLDAGLARHALAVWC, from the coding sequence GTGCAGTTTGAAACCCTGGCAGGTATGACGCTGGTGGGTGCAAACCAAGGCACGGATGACACTTTGGATTCCGATCCTTCCGGCGATGGCAAAGTCGCGGTAACAGTGGTTTCCGGCGTGGGTAATCAAACCGTGGACGCAGGTGTTGTGCCAGCGAAACTGGGCGATTACGTGTGGCTGGATACCAATGGTGACGGCAAGCAAGACGCGGGCGAACCGCCTGTTGCTGGCATTACCGTAGCATTGCTGGATAAAGCCGGTGCGCCCGTATTGGATGTTGCGGGTAATGCAGTAACAACGCTGACCGATGCAGCGGGTAAATACCAGTTTGTGGTATTGCCGGGTGAATACAGCGTGAAGTTTACCTTGCCAACCGGTGCGGCGTTTACGCAGGCGGCGCAAGGTACAGCCGAACAAGATTCCAACGCGGATACCACCACCGGCAGCACTGCCAGTGTTACCTTGGCTTCGGGTGCAAGCGATCAAACCTTGGATGCAGGTTTAGCCCGGCACGCATTAGCGGTATGGTGCTGA